In Hasllibacter sp. MH4015, the following proteins share a genomic window:
- a CDS encoding SDR family oxidoreductase, translating into MKQNATALVTGANRGIGSEVARQLAEDHGMKIWLGARDVGAGRAAADRIAGQVRAVQLDVSDPTSVRAALAEIGDQGGGLDVLVNNAGVDYDTDQPASRADLSRVRRAFDTNFFGAWDVALHAIPLLRASPSGRIVNVSSGAGALSGMDGGIAGYGTSKAALNALTLKLAAELASDEVLVNAVCPGWVATDMGGGGRPIPEGARGVVWAATLPDDGPTGGFFRDGARIDW; encoded by the coding sequence ATGAAACAGAACGCCACAGCCCTCGTGACCGGTGCCAATCGCGGCATCGGGTCCGAGGTGGCGCGGCAACTGGCCGAAGATCACGGCATGAAAATCTGGCTCGGCGCGCGCGATGTGGGTGCGGGGCGTGCCGCCGCCGACCGGATCGCGGGGCAGGTGCGTGCCGTGCAGCTTGACGTGTCGGACCCCACTTCCGTCCGCGCCGCACTGGCGGAGATCGGCGATCAGGGCGGTGGACTGGATGTGCTGGTGAACAATGCGGGCGTCGATTACGACACCGACCAGCCCGCCAGCCGCGCCGACCTGTCCAGGGTACGGCGGGCCTTTGACACCAACTTCTTCGGGGCATGGGACGTCGCACTGCACGCGATCCCGCTTCTGCGGGCCAGCCCCTCGGGCCGGATCGTCAATGTCTCTTCCGGCGCGGGGGCGCTGTCGGGCATGGATGGCGGAATTGCCGGGTACGGCACGTCGAAGGCGGCGCTTAACGCGTTGACCCTGAAACTTGCCGCTGAATTGGCCTCTGACGAAGTATTGGTCAACGCGGTTTGCCCCGGTTGGGTCGCCACGGATATGGGCGGCGGCGGTCGACCGATCCCCGAGGGCGCGCGCGGGGTCGTCTGGGCCGCGACATTGCCCGATGATGGACCAACCGGCGGGTTCTTCCGCGACGGCGCGCGGATCGACTGGTAG
- a CDS encoding integrase arm-type DNA-binding domain-containing protein has product MSKLTHARLKALGEGKHADGNGLYFRRRTGAQDTWLLRYTDPEKGRRAEFVIGPAAHFTLAAARVEAVKLKKLIADGVSPQSERASKKAALQRGVPTLSQIAPLAFEARKAQLHKDGVAGRWYSPVRDHVLPRLGHLRVDQLHQTDIRDAIAPIWSAMPTTARKAIGRLKIILEHAAAEGYDVNLNAVPLAKILLGKQNIRPKSHASLPWQEMPMLYQSYDDGVVDTAFKFLVVTVVRVSNVTQARWDEIQGDLWVIPAEKMKVKDRGDHIVPLSPEAQALLTRAKDFENGSGFIFPSPANKKRPYLSENTFGASLRRRGLRVTAHGARATFRGWVVDNDVCSERIAETILHHKVGDTASNAYVRGTFVDKRRSVMDRWSSFLSQDTDADVVQFASRA; this is encoded by the coding sequence ATGTCCAAGCTGACGCATGCCAGACTGAAGGCACTCGGAGAAGGTAAGCATGCTGACGGGAACGGGCTCTACTTTCGCCGTAGAACTGGCGCTCAAGACACTTGGTTGCTGCGCTATACCGATCCAGAAAAGGGTCGTCGCGCAGAGTTTGTGATCGGTCCAGCAGCGCACTTCACCTTGGCAGCGGCCCGGGTGGAAGCCGTAAAATTGAAGAAGTTGATCGCCGATGGTGTATCGCCTCAAAGCGAACGCGCTTCAAAAAAGGCTGCTCTGCAACGGGGAGTGCCCACGTTATCCCAAATCGCACCACTGGCATTTGAAGCTCGCAAGGCACAATTGCACAAGGATGGCGTTGCAGGGCGCTGGTATTCCCCTGTGCGAGACCATGTTCTACCCCGGCTCGGTCATCTTCGGGTCGATCAGCTTCATCAAACTGATATCCGGGATGCAATAGCGCCGATCTGGTCCGCCATGCCGACAACGGCGCGCAAGGCCATCGGACGGCTAAAGATCATTTTGGAACACGCGGCAGCAGAGGGCTATGACGTAAATCTGAACGCCGTTCCACTAGCAAAAATACTGTTGGGAAAGCAGAACATCCGCCCGAAAAGCCACGCCTCGTTACCGTGGCAGGAAATGCCGATGCTGTATCAGAGTTATGACGACGGCGTGGTCGACACCGCATTCAAATTCCTGGTCGTGACCGTTGTGCGCGTCAGCAATGTTACTCAAGCGCGCTGGGACGAAATCCAAGGCGATTTATGGGTTATCCCTGCGGAAAAAATGAAAGTGAAAGACAGGGGCGATCACATCGTGCCGCTTTCGCCAGAGGCTCAGGCTTTGCTGACACGCGCAAAGGATTTCGAGAACGGGTCGGGCTTTATCTTTCCGTCACCCGCAAACAAGAAACGGCCATATCTCAGCGAGAACACATTCGGTGCGTCGCTGAGGCGTAGGGGATTAAGGGTTACAGCACATGGGGCTCGCGCAACTTTTCGCGGCTGGGTCGTCGATAACGATGTTTGCTCAGAGCGGATTGCGGAAACGATTCTGCACCACAAAGTTGGGGACACGGCATCGAACGCGTACGTTCGCGGTACCTTTGTCGACAAACGGCGAAGTGTCATGGACCGATGGAGTTCGTTTCTGTCTCAAGACACAGATGCGGATGTCGTGCAGTTTGCGAGCAGGGCGTGA
- a CDS encoding AlpA family transcriptional regulator, with protein sequence MDIQLITISELSQKLGGRSKASIYRDVNTGNLPRPVKLSGSVYWDQSQVDAHLKSLMEAQATK encoded by the coding sequence ATGGATATTCAGCTCATTACCATCAGCGAGCTTTCGCAGAAGCTGGGTGGCCGCAGCAAGGCAAGCATCTATCGCGATGTGAACACGGGCAACCTGCCCCGCCCTGTGAAGTTGTCTGGCAGCGTCTATTGGGACCAGTCCCAAGTCGATGCGCACCTGAAATCCCTCATGGAGGCGCAGGCCACCAAGTAG
- a CDS encoding N-6 DNA methylase, translated as MIAPSAHPIPKKNWDDLRMFENAFNNIDKEMRNEQGLASELDYAEQTSWILFLKYLDDLEQTRQDEAELEGRDYTPILSADYRWQVWAAPKDANGKPDHDSALTGDDLIEYVNGTLFPYLKAFRASAPSADTLEYKIGEIFSEIINKFRSGYTLRDVLEIVDSLSFNTQAQKHELSDLYESRIKRMGNAGRNGGEYYTPRPLIRAMIKVVGPKIGETIYDGAVGSAGFLCEAYDYLNHPDITAADFRTLQERTFYGQEKKSLAYIIGIMNMILHGIDTPNLIHANTLNENVMDIQEKDRHDVILANPPFGGGERKEVQQNFPIKSGETAYLFMQHFIRKLKAGGRAAVVIKNTFLSNTDNASVELRRELMATCKLHTILDCPQGTFQGAGVKTVVLFFEKGSATRNIWYYQLDPGRSLGKTNPLIDADLADFLGQQASFADSLQSWTIARDDLDEDNCDLSVKNPNAPEAAPLRSPEEIIADMLERDSETAKILTDIRGML; from the coding sequence TTGATCGCGCCCAGCGCCCATCCTATACCGAAAAAAAATTGGGACGATTTGCGCATGTTTGAGAACGCCTTCAACAACATCGACAAGGAAATGCGCAACGAACAGGGTTTGGCGTCCGAACTCGACTACGCTGAACAGACATCGTGGATTTTGTTTCTGAAATACCTCGATGACCTCGAGCAAACCCGTCAGGACGAAGCGGAACTGGAAGGCCGTGATTACACGCCCATCCTTTCTGCAGATTATCGTTGGCAGGTATGGGCCGCGCCCAAAGACGCAAACGGCAAACCGGACCATGACAGCGCCCTGACTGGCGACGATTTGATCGAATACGTCAATGGAACCCTGTTCCCTTACCTCAAGGCGTTCAGGGCATCCGCGCCCAGCGCTGACACTCTCGAATACAAGATCGGTGAGATCTTCTCGGAGATCATCAACAAATTCCGTTCCGGCTACACGCTGCGCGATGTTCTGGAGATTGTGGACAGCCTGTCCTTCAACACCCAAGCGCAAAAGCACGAATTGTCTGACCTCTATGAAAGCCGCATCAAGCGGATGGGCAATGCAGGGCGCAACGGCGGGGAATACTACACCCCTCGCCCGCTTATCCGCGCCATGATCAAAGTGGTCGGCCCCAAGATAGGAGAAACCATCTACGACGGCGCTGTGGGCTCTGCTGGCTTCCTGTGTGAAGCCTACGACTACCTGAACCACCCCGACATCACCGCCGCCGATTTTCGCACCCTGCAGGAACGCACCTTCTACGGGCAGGAAAAGAAATCCCTCGCCTACATCATCGGTATCATGAACATGATCCTGCACGGGATCGACACGCCCAACCTGATCCACGCCAACACGCTGAATGAGAACGTGATGGATATTCAGGAAAAGGACCGTCACGACGTGATCCTTGCTAACCCGCCCTTTGGCGGCGGCGAGCGCAAAGAGGTCCAGCAGAACTTCCCCATCAAGTCAGGGGAAACCGCCTATCTGTTCATGCAGCACTTCATCCGCAAGTTAAAGGCGGGTGGACGCGCGGCAGTGGTCATTAAGAACACGTTTCTGAGCAACACCGACAACGCGAGTGTTGAGCTGCGCCGTGAACTGATGGCGACCTGCAAACTGCACACGATCCTTGATTGCCCGCAGGGGACCTTTCAGGGCGCGGGTGTGAAAACCGTTGTCCTATTCTTTGAGAAAGGCAGCGCCACGCGGAACATTTGGTACTACCAGCTTGATCCGGGCCGCAGCCTTGGCAAGACGAACCCGCTGATTGACGCGGACCTTGCGGATTTTCTGGGCCAACAGGCCAGCTTTGCCGACAGCCTCCAAAGCTGGACCATTGCGCGGGACGATCTGGACGAGGACAACTGTGACCTCTCCGTCAAAAACCCCAACGCCCCAGAGGCCGCCCCCCTGCGCAGCCCGGAAGAGATCATCGCGGATATGCTGGAACGGGATTCGGAAACGGCGAAAATCTTGACGGATATTCGGGGGATGTTGTGA
- a CDS encoding restriction endonuclease subunit S: MKDANENQWNLEKLGNVCALIKRGIAPKYLESGGVQVINQKCIRNHQIDYGLARRNDPKIKRVPPERLIQVGDVLVNSTGTGTLGRVAQVREQPPEPTTVDTHVTIVRPARGRFFPEFFGYMMIAIEDELIAGGHGTSGQTELPRTDLERKYSVRFPTSLEEQQRIVAVLDEALEGLACARAHAEANLQNAREFFDNALLVMMAEIDQESPRLSLSDAARDFGRGRSRHRPRNAPFLYGGPYPFIQTGDIRNASGRLTEFSQTYSDEGLSQSKLWPAGTVCITIAANIAETAVMSFEGCFPDSVIGMVPDHQVTFPEYVEYMLRFFAADLKAQGKGSAQDNINLATFEKATFPFPPIDRQRKIVSKLDGLWSSSSDLVTAYSNKIAYIDDLRQSLLQKAFAGELT; the protein is encoded by the coding sequence GTGAAGGACGCCAACGAGAACCAATGGAACCTGGAAAAGCTAGGCAATGTTTGCGCGCTAATCAAAAGGGGAATTGCACCAAAATACCTGGAAAGCGGCGGCGTCCAGGTGATAAATCAGAAGTGTATCCGAAATCACCAAATCGACTACGGCTTGGCGCGAAGAAACGACCCCAAGATCAAGCGAGTACCGCCTGAAAGGCTTATCCAAGTGGGTGATGTTTTGGTCAACTCCACTGGAACAGGGACTCTCGGAAGGGTTGCCCAGGTTCGGGAACAACCACCGGAACCAACGACCGTGGACACGCACGTGACTATTGTTCGCCCAGCGCGCGGCAGGTTTTTTCCAGAGTTCTTTGGATACATGATGATCGCTATCGAGGATGAGTTGATCGCTGGCGGACACGGTACAAGCGGTCAAACTGAACTCCCTCGCACGGACTTGGAGAGAAAGTACTCAGTCAGATTTCCGACGTCGCTCGAAGAACAACAGCGGATTGTTGCGGTTCTGGATGAGGCCTTGGAGGGTCTGGCCTGCGCCCGCGCCCACGCCGAAGCCAACCTCCAAAACGCACGGGAATTCTTCGATAACGCTCTGTTGGTTATGATGGCTGAGATCGACCAAGAGTCACCGCGTCTATCCCTTTCAGATGCTGCAAGAGATTTCGGACGAGGTCGTTCCCGTCACCGTCCCCGCAACGCCCCTTTTCTTTACGGTGGGCCTTATCCGTTTATTCAAACCGGCGATATTCGAAACGCTTCGGGAAGGTTGACGGAGTTTTCGCAGACATATTCCGATGAAGGGTTGTCTCAGAGCAAACTCTGGCCCGCAGGAACCGTTTGCATCACCATCGCAGCGAATATCGCGGAGACTGCTGTGATGAGTTTTGAAGGGTGTTTCCCTGATAGTGTCATAGGCATGGTGCCCGACCATCAAGTGACTTTCCCCGAATACGTCGAATACATGCTCAGGTTTTTTGCCGCTGATCTGAAGGCACAAGGCAAAGGAAGCGCTCAGGACAACATTAATCTTGCGACGTTCGAAAAGGCGACATTCCCTTTCCCGCCCATCGATCGACAGAGGAAGATAGTTTCAAAGCTCGATGGGCTGTGGTCTTCAAGTTCTGATCTCGTAACAGCATATTCGAACAAGATCGCCTATATCGACGACCTCCGCCAATCCCTGCTCCAAAAGGCCTTCGCAGGCGAACTCACCTAA
- the hsdR gene encoding EcoAI/FtnUII family type I restriction enzme subunit R: MGIENETEEDTRANRIDPELMKAGWYGPDAIPGARINREEMLWPGRINVGQTRSAPKPADYVLRMNDHVMAVIEAKKAAKGPTSGRGQAVDYAKRIDAPLAYSTNGIGWHEVDMRTGTEREIEPFPTPQDLWSRIFPTQNPWRETFGRIPFETGGGKWEPRYYQARAVNAALDAIANRQDRILLTLATGTGKTSIAFQIAWKLFEARWNLSYEPTRRPRVLFLADRNILADQAYNSFSAFPADALSRISPDEIRKKGKMPKNASIFFTIFQTFMTEGKDGKGEANFYDYDPDFFDLIIVDECHRGGAKDESTWRGILEYFKPAVQLGLTATPKRKQNADTYSYFGEPVYSYSLKNGIEDGFLTPFKVRQMASTLDTYTYDRTDDVLSGEIDAEKEYKEGDFNTTIIIPERERSRIEEFMDQIDQRQKTLVFCATQPHAAFVRDYINQIKTSDDPHYCERVTAEDGDLGEQHLREFQDNEKSVPTILTTSRKLSTGVDARNVRNIVLMRPVKSMIEFKQIVGRGTRTFEGKDFFTIYDFVKAYEHFNDPEWDGDPIAPEDPSKPKPPPEAEDTPPSDDEPSPNNPSPEKVVVRLADGKERQIAYIGTTTYWSHDGKPISEQEFMEQLFGDLEGLVADEDELRAVWSDPDTRTRFMGQLRDQGYDTEKLDEMRRLIDAPNSDVFDVLAYVRFSLAPLTRFDRAEHAKQDGMAGYEPEMRDFLEHVLSSYASKGVEELNLNKISDFLRLKYGGTSDAKQILGTVPEIRAAFIGIQSHLYSQ, translated from the coding sequence ATGGGCATCGAAAACGAAACCGAAGAAGACACCCGCGCCAATCGGATTGATCCCGAATTGATGAAAGCGGGTTGGTATGGCCCCGACGCCATCCCCGGTGCCCGCATCAATCGCGAAGAAATGCTCTGGCCCGGTCGCATCAATGTCGGCCAAACCCGCTCTGCCCCCAAACCCGCCGATTACGTGCTGCGCATGAACGACCACGTCATGGCGGTGATCGAGGCCAAGAAAGCCGCCAAAGGCCCCACCAGCGGGCGCGGACAGGCCGTGGACTACGCCAAACGCATCGACGCCCCCCTCGCTTATTCCACCAACGGCATCGGTTGGCACGAAGTCGATATGCGCACCGGAACGGAACGAGAAATCGAACCGTTCCCGACACCCCAAGACCTCTGGTCCCGCATCTTTCCCACCCAAAACCCGTGGCGCGAAACCTTCGGTCGCATCCCGTTCGAAACGGGTGGTGGCAAGTGGGAACCCCGCTACTACCAGGCTCGCGCCGTCAACGCCGCCCTCGACGCCATCGCCAATCGCCAGGACCGCATCCTGCTGACCCTTGCCACAGGCACCGGTAAAACCTCCATCGCATTCCAGATCGCATGGAAGCTGTTCGAAGCCCGCTGGAACCTCTCTTACGAGCCCACACGCCGCCCCAGAGTGCTGTTCCTCGCCGACCGTAACATCCTTGCCGATCAGGCCTACAACTCGTTCTCAGCCTTCCCTGCGGACGCCCTGTCGCGCATCTCGCCTGACGAAATCCGCAAGAAAGGCAAGATGCCCAAGAACGCGAGCATCTTCTTCACGATTTTCCAAACCTTCATGACCGAAGGCAAAGACGGCAAGGGCGAAGCCAACTTCTACGACTACGATCCCGATTTCTTCGACCTGATCATTGTCGATGAATGTCACAGAGGTGGTGCTAAGGACGAAAGCACATGGCGCGGCATATTGGAGTATTTCAAACCCGCCGTGCAGCTTGGCCTAACAGCGACACCCAAACGCAAACAGAATGCCGACACCTACTCCTACTTCGGGGAACCCGTTTACAGCTATTCTCTCAAGAACGGCATCGAGGACGGCTTCCTCACGCCGTTCAAGGTGCGCCAGATGGCAAGCACTCTCGATACCTACACCTACGACCGCACCGACGACGTGCTATCCGGCGAGATTGACGCCGAGAAGGAATACAAAGAAGGCGACTTCAACACGACGATCATCATCCCGGAACGCGAACGAAGCCGGATCGAAGAATTCATGGATCAAATCGATCAGCGGCAGAAGACGCTCGTATTCTGCGCGACCCAGCCGCATGCCGCCTTCGTTCGGGATTACATCAACCAGATCAAAACGAGCGACGACCCGCACTATTGCGAACGCGTAACCGCCGAAGATGGTGATTTGGGCGAACAACATCTACGTGAGTTTCAGGATAACGAGAAATCGGTCCCGACAATTCTGACCACGTCACGAAAGCTATCAACTGGCGTGGATGCAAGAAACGTCCGCAACATCGTGCTGATGCGCCCAGTAAAGTCCATGATCGAGTTTAAGCAGATCGTAGGACGCGGTACGCGCACCTTTGAAGGCAAAGACTTCTTCACGATCTATGATTTCGTGAAGGCCTACGAACACTTCAATGATCCAGAATGGGACGGTGATCCAATCGCCCCGGAAGATCCAAGCAAGCCAAAGCCGCCGCCAGAAGCGGAGGATACGCCTCCCAGCGACGATGAACCCTCACCGAACAATCCTTCTCCGGAGAAGGTCGTCGTTCGGTTGGCCGACGGGAAAGAGCGGCAGATAGCCTACATCGGAACAACGACATACTGGTCTCACGATGGCAAACCGATTTCAGAACAAGAGTTCATGGAACAACTGTTTGGTGATCTGGAGGGTCTAGTCGCCGATGAAGATGAGCTCAGAGCTGTGTGGAGCGACCCCGATACGCGCACTCGGTTCATGGGCCAACTGCGGGATCAAGGCTATGACACAGAGAAGTTGGATGAAATGCGGAGGCTTATTGACGCGCCAAACAGCGATGTTTTTGACGTCCTCGCTTACGTTCGTTTCTCTCTTGCACCATTGACGCGGTTCGATCGGGCCGAGCATGCCAAGCAAGACGGCATGGCCGGCTACGAACCTGAAATGAGAGACTTCCTAGAACATGTTTTAAGTTCATATGCGTCAAAGGGCGTTGAGGAACTGAACCTCAACAAAATCAGCGATTTCTTACGTTTGAAATATGGTGGAACGAGCGACGCCAAACAAATCCTAGGTACAGTGCCCGAAATTCGAGCAGCCTTTATTGGCATTCAAAGCCACCTCTATTCACAGTGA
- a CDS encoding site-specific integrase — translation MPKLTKRTIDALKPDAFSYFVWDSVVVGFGVRVMPSGTKTFQVQYRKGRRTRRSSLGRVGVVALDQARDHAREMLGQVAGGYDPVEEIALARLAPTVTDLCDRFLQVHVAVHVKPSTARDYRSTIRRMIRPAIGTFKVSEVMRKDIADLHFRHRATPIQANRMLSVLSKMFNMAEMWGLRPDGTNPCRHVPKYKENRRERFLTQQALQTLGDVLTRCEQEQIETPHVVAAFRLLLLTGCRLSEIQTARWEHITDRGLELPDSKVGKRCVPLPYAAREVLASLPRTKGHPFIVEGKCANAHITDLQHPWRRIWKLADFDGVRIHDLRHTYASIAVSGGMPIQMVGRLLGHTQMQTTLRYAHLADDPVRAAAEENGAAIIASLGTVGRPKIGHLRVVK, via the coding sequence ATGCCAAAACTCACGAAACGCACCATTGATGCCCTCAAACCTGATGCGTTTTCCTACTTCGTATGGGACTCCGTTGTCGTCGGATTTGGCGTCCGTGTCATGCCATCCGGGACCAAGACGTTTCAGGTGCAATACAGAAAGGGACGGCGCACCCGGCGGTCTTCATTGGGACGGGTGGGCGTCGTCGCGTTGGACCAAGCCCGAGACCATGCACGCGAAATGCTCGGTCAAGTCGCGGGCGGTTACGATCCCGTTGAAGAGATCGCCCTGGCCCGCCTCGCCCCAACGGTTACCGACCTCTGCGACCGTTTCTTACAGGTGCATGTTGCAGTCCATGTGAAACCTTCCACCGCCCGCGATTACCGGTCCACCATTCGTCGAATGATCCGCCCGGCGATTGGTACATTTAAAGTGTCAGAGGTCATGCGCAAAGACATTGCCGATCTGCACTTCCGTCACCGGGCCACGCCGATCCAAGCCAACCGGATGCTCTCGGTCTTATCAAAGATGTTCAACATGGCCGAGATGTGGGGCCTGCGCCCCGACGGCACGAACCCTTGCAGACATGTGCCGAAGTACAAAGAGAACCGGCGCGAGAGGTTCCTGACCCAACAAGCACTTCAGACTCTTGGGGATGTGCTGACCCGTTGTGAACAAGAACAAATTGAAACGCCGCATGTCGTTGCAGCGTTCCGATTGCTTCTCTTGACCGGGTGCCGCTTGTCCGAAATACAGACCGCGCGTTGGGAGCATATCACCGACCGAGGCCTCGAGCTTCCCGACAGCAAAGTCGGTAAACGCTGCGTCCCCCTGCCCTACGCCGCCCGTGAGGTCTTAGCTTCCTTGCCCCGCACCAAAGGCCACCCATTCATTGTCGAAGGCAAGTGCGCAAATGCCCATATCACCGACTTGCAACACCCTTGGCGGCGCATTTGGAAGCTGGCAGACTTCGATGGCGTCCGGATACACGATCTGCGCCATACCTATGCCTCAATAGCGGTTTCTGGTGGGATGCCGATCCAGATGGTCGGACGGTTGCTGGGACACACACAAATGCAAACGACACTTCGCTACGCCCATCTTGCTGATGATCCGGTTCGGGCAGCGGCAGAAGAAAATGGCGCGGCAATAATCGCAAGTCTCGGAACTGTCGGGCGCCCGAAGATCGGGCACCTGAGGGTAGTCAAATGA
- a CDS encoding AlpA family transcriptional regulator has protein sequence MAKIDTTQPAPLFLTEAQVAELICQSVRTVQKWRATGRGPDFYKFGQSVRYSVDDVRAWIATQRVSNPESQPNRPR, from the coding sequence ATGGCGAAGATCGACACTACACAACCTGCCCCGCTTTTCCTGACTGAAGCTCAGGTTGCAGAACTAATCTGCCAATCAGTTCGCACGGTTCAGAAGTGGCGCGCCACGGGCCGTGGCCCCGACTTCTATAAGTTCGGCCAATCCGTGCGCTACAGCGTCGATGATGTCCGCGCTTGGATCGCAACGCAACGCGTCTCCAATCCAGAATCGCAACCCAACCGGCCTCGGTGA